The Candidatus Bathyarchaeia archaeon genome includes a region encoding these proteins:
- a CDS encoding restriction endonuclease, which yields MKDILGLEEYVAEVAKRYGWHVKLRKRHGNRIQDLILRRGGLILVVQVKDLSNPAGPKAITQTKRDFDEYIRHLLEEKIGVTVVPILVSNDISEKAKRRALSYGIRFYNPSELEKILK from the coding sequence GTGAAAGATATTTTGGGTCTTGAGGAGTATGTTGCTGAAGTCGCTAAGAGATACGGTTGGCATGTTAAGCTTAGAAAAAGGCATGGAAATAGAATTCAGGATTTAATTCTCCGAAGAGGTGGATTAATATTAGTTGTCCAAGTTAAGGATTTATCTAATCCAGCTGGTCCAAAAGCTATCACGCAAACTAAAAGGGACTTTGACGAATACATTAGACATCTGCTTGAGGAGAAGATAGGTGTAACGGTTGTTCCAATACTGGTTTCAAATGATATTTCTGAAAAAGCTAAGAGGAGAGCCCTTTCATATGGTATCAGATTTTATAACCCAAGCGAATTAGAGAAGATACTTAAGTAA